The Campylobacter concisus DNA window TATCGAAGCAATCAGGTGCATTTAAAGCGCGGATATGGATGTGGATGTCGCCCTTTGTGCTAACAGCCTCGTGTTTATCGCCTTTGATCGCTTTAAAATTTACAAGCTCTTTTGGCAGATCTTTTGAAATTTCAAGCTTTTTCCAAGCATCATGACCCACACCAAGGACGCAGTTTACATTTTCATTTGCGCCAAATCTAATCTTGGCAGTTTTATTTAAATTTACAACCAAGGCGCAAAGCTCGGCAAACCCCTCTTTACAAGCCTTTTTATCAGCTGTTAAAACCCATGTTTGAAAGACTGTGTTGTTGCCTGGTGTCTGCGTGACTTCTTGTGAATTTACGCTCATTTTTTCTCCTTTTTAAAATTTTATGCAATATTTTCTAAATTTAGTTGTGAGCTGATCTGCTCATCATTATCGTCAAAAATAAACTCAACTTTGTTTGCCCCAAAGCTCTTTGCGATCGCTTCAAGCGTGTCGCGAGCTGATTTATGAATTTTACTTTGAAGCTGTGAGATAAGGCGGACACTCATCTTTTTGACTTCGTTTCTTGCCTCTTCGATTAGTCTATTTTTATCTTCTTCTGTAAAAGTGCTACCAAAAAAGCCATTTAGCGAGTCAGGCAGCAAAAATGGTATAAATTTACCGTTTTTCTCATCGTAAAATTTCATATCGGCGATCGAAAATTTATACTTGCAAGGAGGCATTTTTACCTTATAGCTAGAGTTTGCGATCTGCATAATCTCGAGTTTTGGGCTAGTTAGATCGTAGATGAAATTTATCTCAAACTCAAATATCATCGAAAGCTTCTTCTCACTTATAAGCCATCTTAGATACTCTTTGCCAAAATTTCCAAACGCATGATCAGTTTTTGTGACGATCTCTTTGCTATAAACTTGAAAAACAGATAGCTCGCCGATGCTTTTTAGCTGCGAAATTTCGGTGCTGACTGAGAGATTTTCGCTATCATCTTTTGCCTTTTTTAACGCCTTATTTGACCTATAAAATGCAAATGCCAAAACAGCTAGTAAGATAGCTAATATCAAATTTGCATATTCGCTCATTTTTTCTCCTTTAAAGCTTGCTATTTTAGCTTAAATTTGTAAAGCAGAGATGAAATTCTACTTTTATTAAAAATTATATTTAAATAATTGTTTTAAAATAAAATCGTAATTAATAATATTTATGTGATACCGTTTTAATTATTTTTTCATATCTTATAGTAAAAATAGCGTAAAAAAGGGATTATTAAAGTAAATTTTTATCATAAATTTTAATATTTTAATTAATAATTTATTTTAAGGATATTACAATCCATTTAAATTTTATGCAAAAGGATGAGATGTGAAAATATCCATTTTAAATAAAAAATGTATTTTGATAAGCGCAGCTTGTTGTACTCTTTTGTTTGCAAATTCACTAAATGCTAACGATCAAGAAAGTGGTAAATTTGGTGACATAAGTAGCTGGCAGAGCACTGAGTATAAAGCATACTGGGGACTAAAGCGTATAAATGCGGCTATCGCGTATGCTCTTGGAGTGACAGGCAAAGGTGTGACGCTTGGCGTTATGGACTCTGGCGCATTACTTAGCCACCCTGAACTTAGTGACGGTAGGATAAGCGCACTAAAAATTTCTGGCAGCTACTACAAAGATGGACAAAAATATCCAGATACTGAGCACGGCAACTCTCCTTTTTTAAAAAAAGGAAGCACTGATAAAAACAGAGCTGACTTTGGCGACTTTAAAAAAGATGAAAAATTTGAAGCTGATGGCAACTGGATCGCTGGTGTAAATGACTCACACGGCACGCACGTAGCTGGTACAATTGCTGGCTCAAGAGATGGTAAAGGGATGCACGGTGTAGCATTTGGCTCAAAACTTATAGTAGGAAATACTGGCGGAACCGACGGTATGACATATGGTCCAAACCAAGACTACAACTTCTTTTTAGCATCTTATGAGGGGTTAGCCAAAGGTGGTGCAAGAGCCATAAACAATAGTTGGGGTTCAAACCGCAAATTTTATAAAGCTTATGAGGGAGCAACTGGATTTGATGGCGGCAATAGCTTAGATATAAAAGACCTTGATGCAGCCTATAAAAGCTACTATCCATTTGTCATAAATGGTAAAAATTTCTTAGATGCTGCTTATGAAGTCGCCAAAAAATACGGCATCATTCAAGTCTTCACTGCCGGAAATAGAAATGGCATGAAAGAGTCATACACAAGAGCAATGCTTCCATATTTTCGTCCAGATGCTGAAAAATACTGGATAAACGTTACTGGAATGACAGATGGCGATGCACAACATTTTAACACCGCAGGACACTCAAAATGGTGGAGTATCGCAGCACCTGGTAAAAGTATAAAATCAAGCACAGTTGATCCTAAAAATGGAGAGGCTGGTTATGATAGTTGGGATGGTACATCAATGGCGGCTCCACACGTCACTGGCGCACTTGGTCTTGTAATGCAAAGATATCCATATATGAGCAACTCTCAAGCAAGAGATGTTTTACTAACTACCGCAAGACAAGTTAGAGATGAGTTTAAAAAGCCAGCCGATACAAGAAGAATTTCTGGCTTTACTGCGCCACTTGGCGTACCTGATGAGCGCTGGGGCTGGGGAGCACTTGATATGTCAAAGGCTATGTTTGGACCAGGACAGCTACTAGGCGTATTTGATGTAAGTCTAGACACAGATGATCTTTACTCAAATAATATCAGTGATATAGCTATAAAATACAGAAAAACTGAAGATGAGGCAGAGGCAAAAATTTGGGCTAATCGTAAGGCTGAGCTTGAGAAAATGTCAAATTTGACAGCCGAGCAAAGGGCTGAACTTGATATAGGTAACGCTAGAGAAAAAGCGAGAGAACAAAGAGCTAGCGAGGGCTATGAAGGAACTCTTATTAAGAGAGGCCTAGGTACCCTAAAACTAGCAGGAACCAACTCATACACTGGCAAAACCATAATAAAAAGCGGCAAGATCACAGCACTAAATCAATCACTAAAATCAAGCGAAGTAGTAGTCGAAAATGGCGGTGCACTTGAGATTGTTAAAGAGATGAGTGTTGGAGAGATTGATAGAAATAAATTTTCTCAAAAGCTATCTTTTAAAGATGTAACTAGAAAAAGCACAAATGACGCAGTAAAAGCTACTATAAAAACAGGTGGTAGTTATATCATCTCAAATAATGCAGCAAATTTAAATCTAAATTTTGAAAAGAACTCTATCATAGATATAAGCAAGCCAGATGTAGATATCATGAAAAGACTATATGATGATAGTTCAAAGGCAAAAACTTACGCTGTAACTGGAAATTTTAGTGGCTATAATGACACCATCTTAAGAAAATATGCTTTTTTTGACCTTACTAGAAATTATAGTGACAACAAGCTAGAATTAACACTCAAAAAGTCAAAAAATACAATAACAAGTATCGCAGCTAGTGATAACCAAAAAAGAGTGGCACAACTCATAGAGAGTACAGCTAGCAGGCCAGCACTCCTTGCTTCACCATTTAGAAGTAGACCAGCAGTCATCACGAGCGATCTATACAGACACTTCATCTACGCTACACCAAAAGAAGCAAGTGATACGCTAAAAACATTTGCAAATAATGCAAATTTAGCTCAACATAATGCATTTTTACTAGAAAATATCTTGCTCAAAAATGCGATTATCAACCACGAATTTGATCCATTCAGTGCAAAAGCAATCGATGCGAGTGGCATGAAATTTTGGTCAAATACCATGGCTAATGCTATGAAATTTGATGATGTAAAAGCAAACTCATTCACTCAGCTTTTTGGATTTGACGGTAGTGTAAATGATGTTTTCACACTTGGTGGCGTGCTTGGTGCTAGCAGTGAAAAAGTAAAAGAAGATGGCGATGATGCTTATAAAACAAAAGGCACAAGTATAGGCATTTACGGAAAAAGCCAGATCGCCAGCACAAAACTAGACCTCGGTCTCATATACACAAATGCGAAACGAAAAACACAAAATGGTGCCACGATCGTTAGCTTTTACTCAGATGAGCATGTAAAAAGCAAGGAAAAAGCACTTACTGCTTATGCAAATTTGGCATTAACAGCATTTAATAGTGCGAATTTCTCACTAAATCCTTATGTAGGTGCAAGCTATCTACGTATGAAAACTGATAGCACTAGCCAAAATGTAGGAATTTTCAGAATGGATGTTGATGAAAAAACTAGAAATTTAGGTGTATTTAGCATAGGTCTAAACCCTAGTGTGCCATTTAGTCTTGGTAGTACAAAGATGAAATTTGAAGCTGATCTAGCTTACAATAGACTAGTTGGCGATACAAGAGCAAATATCGGCGTAAATATCGCAAATGCTGGATACTTGGAACTTGAAGGTAAAGAGGTACGCGATCTTGGCACAGCTAGCCTTGGTGTAAAAGCAAATGTTTATAAAAATATAAATTTAGGTTTATCTTACACAGGTGCTTTTGCTAAAGACATGAAGTCAAACAGCGTAAATGCAAAATTTGAGATTTTGTTTTAATAGGTAAATCATGCTCACTACTTTAAATAGTAGCGAGCCATTAAATTAAAATAGTTGAGTGAAAGAAAAACCGTTTTTAGTAAGCACTTCTTTGATCTTTTCTTGATGCTCAAGACCCTTTGTCTCAAGCGTGATAGTAATACTTGCATCACCATAATCAAGCCTTGTTGAGAAGCGGTCGTAGTCGATTTTGACGATGTTTGCATTTGCTGATTTTAAGCTATCAGTTAGGCTCATAAGCGCTCCTGGCTTATCCACAAGCGTTATTTGCAAAGTCATCTTGCGGTGAGACTTGATAAGACCCTTTTCAATGATGATAGAAAGTACCTGTACGTCGATATTTCCACCACTTAGCACCACGCCTATCTTTGCACCTTTTTTAAATTTGATCTTATCATGCATGAGTGCTGCCACACCAGCTGCGCCAGCTCCTTCCACAACGATCTTTTGCGTCTCTAGTAAAAACAAAATCGCAGTTGCGATCTCCTCGTCATCAACTTGCACAAACTCATCAACACACTCAATAATATTTGCTAACGTGATCTCGCTCGCATCACGCACAGCGATGCCATCAGCTATGGTGCGGACTGATTTTGAGTTTATGCTCTTTTTAGCGCCGTAGCTATTAAACATCGCTGGAGCACCTTTTGCACCGACACAGATTACTTTTGTCTTTGGATTGACCTGCTTTATACAACTAGCCACACCACTAGCTAGCCCACCGCCGCCAACTGGGACGATGACTATATCAAGATCGCTTATCTCATCAAGCATCTCAAGCCCAACAGTGCCCTGCCCCGCCATGACGTACTCGTCGTTAAATGGATGAACAAAGGTCATACCCTTATCTTTGGCATAATTAACTGCAAAAGCGTACGCCTCGTCAAAATTATCACCTTTTAAAATAACCTCTGCACCAAGGTCTTTCGTACCAGCAACCTTTAGAAGCGGGGTTGATTCTGGCATGATGATACAAGCGTGTACGCCAAATTCTTTTGCGCTTATAGCTACACCTTGAGCGTGATTGCCAGCACTTGCAGCCACGACACCACGCTTTCTCTCCTCATCACTTAGGCTAGCTATTTTATTGTATGCGCCTCTTATCTTATATGCGCCGGTTCGCTGTAAATTTTCCTCTTTTAGATAGATACTTGCTCCCAAATTTTTGCTAAGTTTTGCACTCAGAGCAAATGGAGTTTTATTTACAAAATGACCGATCGTAATCTTTGCTTGGATAATTTTATTTAGTGAAACCATTTTTATTTTTCCTTTTTTAAATTATTCTTTTGCCCTTAGTAGCACGCCACACTCGATGTGATGAGTGTTTGCAAACTGATCAAAAATGGCAAATTTTATCACTTCATGGCTTTTACAAAGCTCTTTTAAATTTTCTTTTAGAGTCTCTGGATTGCACGATATATAGATGATATTTTTAAAATTTTTGATGAAATTTACAACACTTTCGCTTAGTCCTGCACGGGGTGGATCGACAAGAACATGAGAGAAGTTAAAATCGCTTAAATTTATATTCTTGAGCCTATTAAATTCCCTAACGCCAGCAAATGCGCTCATAAGCTCGTCAGCGTCCATACGTAAAAATTTAATATTTTTAGCTTTGTTTAGCTCGCAGTTTTTAAGGGCATTTGCGATCGAGCTTTTTGAAATTTCAGTGGCAAGCACATTGTTAAATTTAAATGAAAGCGGGATAGTAAAATTTCCATGTCCGCAGTAGAGTTCAAGGAGGTCAGCGCCAGCCCCTACACACTCTTTCGCCCAAGCTATCATCTTTTCATTTACGGCTCTGTTTGGCTGGATAAAGGCATTCTCACTTAGGCTAAATTTATAAATTTGCCCTCCAACATTCAGCTCGTCGATCAAATCTAGCTCACCGCTTAGTAGCTTTTGCCCACGAGATCTAGCAAGTATGGTGATATCAAGCTTGCCGGCTAGAATTTTCATCGCCGCTTCAAACTCACTATCAAGCTTTTTGTGATAAAGAAGGGTGACTAAAACACCGCTTTTACAAGAGATAAATTCTACTCCAAAAAGCTTTGTACGCAGCATATCACTCTCTTGTAAACTTTTAAGTAAACTTGGCATAAGAGTAGAAATTTGCTCGCAAACCTTAGGGCACTCATCTATAAAAATTCTCTTGCCCTTCTCACTTGCATGCATAGTATAACTAAGCTCGCTACCATCGTGCCAGATGCCAAACTCAGCTCTCGTACGGTAGTGTTTTGGACTGGAGCTAAACACATCAAATTTGCCATCATAAAACTCTGAAAAATCTTGTTTTACAAGATCAGTTTTAAATAGAATTTGCTCATCATAAGGGGCAAAAAGAGTGCAAGAGCCGCACTCTTTTAGATAATTGCAGTCCAAATTTACGCTTCCACCTTTTTACCAACAAATCTAACTAACGCCCAAATCGCTAAAAAGCCGCATGGAAGTGCTAGCCAAACACTAAGACCAAATGCAACTGGCAAGTAACCAACTAGCACGCTTACCGCACAAACGCTTAGAGCATATACCATTTGTGTTGAGACATGGTCGATGTGGTTACATCCCGCACCCATCGATGAAAGGATCGTAGTATCCGAGATCGGCGAGCAGTGATCACCAAAGATCGCGCCTGTGAGCACACCTGAGATATTTACGATCATGTATGCATGCATAGCATCTCCGTCTAGACCATAATTTTTACCAACAGCATAAGCTAATGGAATAGCTAAAGGCATCAAAATACCCATCGTGCCGTAACTTGTTCCAGTCGAGAAGCTTATAAATGAACCAAGGATAAAAACAGCCACTGGAAGGATAAATTTAGGTGTTGAAGAGCTTAGTAGATCAACCAAATATCTTGATGTGCCAAGCTCTTTTATAACAGCACTAAGACTCCACGCAAGAAGCAAAATCACAACTGTAATTATCATAGTTTTCCAACCTTTTACCCATGTGCTAATAGCCTCTTTTACGTCAAAAATTTTACGCCAAACACCCATTGTGATAGCTACGATACTAGCAAGTAACGCTGCTTGAAATAGCGATGTAGCTGAGTCTGCCTCGCCAAAAGTATCTTTAAATGTTGAAAATGCAAGCGGATTGGCAAGTGCATTTTTAAGAGTATCGCCCTCAAGTGCAGCAAGACCACTAAAGTAAAAACTAGTAAATGCGCCAATGACCAGCACAAGAAGTGGCACAACAGCATTTGCAGCACTTAATTTTACGCCCTCTTTTGGCTCAAGAGTTTTGTCTTCAAGGTCTTGGATCTGAGTTTTACCTGAGTGAAGTTCACCCTTTCTGGCACGTCTTTCAGCTAATAGCATTGGGCCGTATTCGCGTTGCATCAAGGCAGTACAAACTATGAAAAATAGTATAAAAAGGTTGTAAAATCTATATGGAATTGTCTCGATAAATATAGAATAAGCATTAATGCCAGTCTCTCCAACTAGCTCATAGCCCTTTTCGATGAGTGAAACCTCAAGGCCAACCCATGTCGAGATGATAGCAATACCAGCGATCGGTGCTGCGGTAGCATCTATGATAAAAGCTAGTTTTTCGCGGCTTATTTTAAATTTATCACTTATTGGTCTCATTATAGGGCCAACGATTAGGGCATTTGCATAGTCATCGAAAAATACAAAAATTCCCATGAGCCATGTTGAAATTTGAGCTGAAATGCCGCTTTTTGCCTTTTTGCTAAGCCAAAGAGCAACTGCCTTTGTACCGCCCATCTTTGTGATGAGTGCGACCACACCACCGATACAAAGCACTTGAAGCAAAATTCCTGAATCGGTCTTATCCGCCATTGATTCAACGACCCTTGAAACGATGCCCGTAAAGCCTTTTACGATACCCATAAAGATGTTTTCATTGATGATGTTTATGAGAAACGTTCCGCTAAAAACACCTATAAACAGCGACAATATAACGTCTTTTGTGATAAAAGCAAGCGCTATTGCCACAACAGGCGGTATAAGCGTAAATACGCCATAAATTTCAGCGTTTCTCTTTGCCACTTCTGGATCGACACCAAAAAGCGCAACGCTAAAAAAAAGTAATAATAAAATTTGTCTCACAAGAACTCCTTAAAATTTTTCTATCGCAAGTCCAGCCCAAGTCTGCGTATTTGCCATGACTTCGACCCTGTTTATGTTGACACTTCCGGGCATATTTAGACAATTTACCAAAATCGTCGCGATATCCTCAGACGTGATGAAATTTGTATTTTCATAAAGACTATCCGCCTTTGCCTTATCTCCCCTAAATCTAACCTCGCTAAATTCAGTCTTGCAAAGTCCTGGCTCGATGTTTGTCACTCTGATATTTGTGCCGACTAGATCGTTTCTTAAATTTAAACTAAACTGCTTTACAAAGGCCTTTGTAGCGCCGTAAACGTTGCTTCCAGGATATGGCCATGAGCCAGCTGTCGAGCCAATATTAAAGATATAGCCCTTTTCTTGCTTATAAAGTAGTGGCAAAACCGCCTTTGTCGAGTAGATAAGACCCTTGACGTTTGTGTCTATCATCGTCTCAAAGTCCTCTACCTTCGCATCTATCGTCTTTTCAAGCCCAAGCGCCATGCCAGCGTTATTTACAAGCACTTCGATATCCTTAAATTTATCAGGCAGGCTCTCGACTGCTTTAAAAACAGCCTCTTTGTCGCGTATGTCAGCTACGATAATATGCGTATCGCCAAGCTCGCTTGCAAGCTTCTTTAGCCTATCTTCGCGCCTCGCAAGAGCGACTATCTTGTAGCCCTCTTTTGAGAGTCTTCTGGCGATCGCCTCGCCAAATCCAGATGTTGCACCGGTTACAAAAGCTGTCTTTTTCATGATTTTTCCTAATTGAAATTTGGCTTTAAACCCAAATTTTCTAAAAATTTGATCGTTTTTTCATTTTGTTCTTTCATGGCATAGTCAAGCGCGTTAAATCCAGCGTCATCAGTGGCATTAATATCAGCGCCATTATCCATCAAAAGCTTTAAAATTTCTGGCGTTGCGTGAGCTGCTGCATGCATAAAAACGCTTCTGTTTGTATGCTCTAGACCGCATGTATCTTCAACTTGCGTCATACCCAAATTTATCATATTCATCTTGGTATTTTCATCTATGTAGCTCTCGTTGGCATTGGCACCATTTTTTAGCAAAAGCTCGCAAAGTGGTTTATCACTAAACTGCACAGCATAAAAAAGTACACTTTTTCCAAAAAAATTTTTGTGATTTACATCGGCTTTATTTGCAAGTAAAATTTTTACATTTTCTATATTTTTTAAAGCAAAAAATAGCGGCGTCTCATCGCCCAAATTCACATCAGCCCCACGCCTTATGATATCTTTTATCATATCGCTACTTTTTTCGTTTAAAAGTGCGATATTAAGTAAATTTGTAAGCTCAGCGGTACTGAAATTTTTCGAGTAGAGCAAATTTGCTAGCTCATCGGAATTTATCCTTTGAGCCATCATATTTTGCTCAGGTGTTAAAATTTTAGCTTTATTTACACTTTTACCGACACCAAAAGTCAAAAACTCATTTACCACGCTAGTTGCGTAGTAAGCGGCACTTGCCGTATCAAGTCCAAGGCTTTCATAAAATTTTACAAGCGGAGTTTGAGCGTTTTTGTAAGCTTCGATAAATTTTTTATATTTTAAAAAATTAAATAAGCTCTCGTTTGCCCAGTATCTAAGATACTCCATTCTAGCGTCTTTTTCACCCTCAGCAACCTCTGGCCTTGCAAGCTCTTTTTGATAAAGCTCAGGAGCAAATGATGCTTTTAGCAAAAGCCATCTAAGCTTGTTTAAATTTTCTTTATAAACTCTATTACCAACGCAGCTTTGAGACTCACTTCTCACAGCCACACTCGCGTCAAAAAGCTCTTTTACCTCTTTTAAATTTAAAAGCGAACCATCACAGTAAAATAGCCACTCATTCGCGTAAGCAAGATCGTTTGGAGTAGTTTTAAAGCTCTCTTTTTTGGCAAGATCACTGCACTCTAAAGCGTGTAAATTTATCAAAAAACAAACGCTAAAAAAGAGAAAAAAAACTACTTTTTTCATCAAAGCTCCTTAAAATTTCGCGATATTGTAACAAATTTATATACTAAACTCGCTTATTTCATTAAAATTTAGATATTTATAAATTTCATTTTTATTTAAGTTAAGACTATCTTTTACTATCTTTTTATATTCATCTACACTTGGCAAGTGCCCAAGTAGCGCACAAACAGCGGCTAGCTCAGCACTTCCCAGATAGACCTTTGCGCCCATACCCATTCTGTTATCAAAATTTCTAGTCGAGGTAGAAAAGACAACGGCATTGTCGTTTACTCTTGCTTGATTACCCATACAAAGCGAGCAGCCTGGTACCTCTGTCCTTGCATTTAATCTTTTAAAAATTTCATAAATACCTTCATCTTCAAGTGTGCTTTTATCCATCTTTGTCGGCGGTGCGATCCAAAGCCTAGTTGTAAGCTTGCTCTCATGCTCCAAAATTCTAGCGAGCGCCCTATAATGGCCGATATTTGTCATACAGCTTCCCACAAAAACTTCATCGATTTTATGTACTCTTTTGTTATCAGTTAAAATTTCACTTAGTGTTGCCACATCGTCTGGGTCATTTGGAC harbors:
- a CDS encoding ankyrin repeat domain-containing protein yields the protein MKKVVFFLFFSVCFLINLHALECSDLAKKESFKTTPNDLAYANEWLFYCDGSLLNLKEVKELFDASVAVRSESQSCVGNRVYKENLNKLRWLLLKASFAPELYQKELARPEVAEGEKDARMEYLRYWANESLFNFLKYKKFIEAYKNAQTPLVKFYESLGLDTASAAYYATSVVNEFLTFGVGKSVNKAKILTPEQNMMAQRINSDELANLLYSKNFSTAELTNLLNIALLNEKSSDMIKDIIRRGADVNLGDETPLFFALKNIENVKILLANKADVNHKNFFGKSVLFYAVQFSDKPLCELLLKNGANANESYIDENTKMNMINLGMTQVEDTCGLEHTNRSVFMHAAAHATPEILKLLMDNGADINATDDAGFNALDYAMKEQNEKTIKFLENLGLKPNFN
- a CDS encoding DUF4230 domain-containing protein, yielding MSEYANLILAILLAVLAFAFYRSNKALKKAKDDSENLSVSTEISQLKSIGELSVFQVYSKEIVTKTDHAFGNFGKEYLRWLISEKKLSMIFEFEINFIYDLTSPKLEIMQIANSSYKVKMPPCKYKFSIADMKFYDEKNGKFIPFLLPDSLNGFFGSTFTEEDKNRLIEEARNEVKKMSVRLISQLQSKIHKSARDTLEAIAKSFGANKVEFIFDDNDEQISSQLNLENIA
- a CDS encoding Na+/H+ antiporter NhaC family protein, whose product is MRQILLLLFFSVALFGVDPEVAKRNAEIYGVFTLIPPVVAIALAFITKDVILSLFIGVFSGTFLINIINENIFMGIVKGFTGIVSRVVESMADKTDSGILLQVLCIGGVVALITKMGGTKAVALWLSKKAKSGISAQISTWLMGIFVFFDDYANALIVGPIMRPISDKFKISREKLAFIIDATAAPIAGIAIISTWVGLEVSLIEKGYELVGETGINAYSIFIETIPYRFYNLFILFFIVCTALMQREYGPMLLAERRARKGELHSGKTQIQDLEDKTLEPKEGVKLSAANAVVPLLVLVIGAFTSFYFSGLAALEGDTLKNALANPLAFSTFKDTFGEADSATSLFQAALLASIVAITMGVWRKIFDVKEAISTWVKGWKTMIITVVILLLAWSLSAVIKELGTSRYLVDLLSSSTPKFILPVAVFILGSFISFSTGTSYGTMGILMPLAIPLAYAVGKNYGLDGDAMHAYMIVNISGVLTGAIFGDHCSPISDTTILSSMGAGCNHIDHVSTQMVYALSVCAVSVLVGYLPVAFGLSVWLALPCGFLAIWALVRFVGKKVEA
- the trmA gene encoding tRNA (uridine(54)-C5)-methyltransferase TrmA, producing MDCNYLKECGSCTLFAPYDEQILFKTDLVKQDFSEFYDGKFDVFSSSPKHYRTRAEFGIWHDGSELSYTMHASEKGKRIFIDECPKVCEQISTLMPSLLKSLQESDMLRTKLFGVEFISCKSGVLVTLLYHKKLDSEFEAAMKILAGKLDITILARSRGQKLLSGELDLIDELNVGGQIYKFSLSENAFIQPNRAVNEKMIAWAKECVGAGADLLELYCGHGNFTIPLSFKFNNVLATEISKSSIANALKNCELNKAKNIKFLRMDADELMSAFAGVREFNRLKNINLSDFNFSHVLVDPPRAGLSESVVNFIKNFKNIIYISCNPETLKENLKELCKSHEVIKFAIFDQFANTHHIECGVLLRAKE
- the ilvA gene encoding threonine ammonia-lyase translates to MVSLNKIIQAKITIGHFVNKTPFALSAKLSKNLGASIYLKEENLQRTGAYKIRGAYNKIASLSDEERKRGVVAASAGNHAQGVAISAKEFGVHACIIMPESTPLLKVAGTKDLGAEVILKGDNFDEAYAFAVNYAKDKGMTFVHPFNDEYVMAGQGTVGLEMLDEISDLDIVIVPVGGGGLASGVASCIKQVNPKTKVICVGAKGAPAMFNSYGAKKSINSKSVRTIADGIAVRDASEITLANIIECVDEFVQVDDEEIATAILFLLETQKIVVEGAGAAGVAALMHDKIKFKKGAKIGVVLSGGNIDVQVLSIIIEKGLIKSHRKMTLQITLVDKPGALMSLTDSLKSANANIVKIDYDRFSTRLDYGDASITITLETKGLEHQEKIKEVLTKNGFSFTQLF
- a CDS encoding S8 family serine peptidase, which gives rise to MKISILNKKCILISAACCTLLFANSLNANDQESGKFGDISSWQSTEYKAYWGLKRINAAIAYALGVTGKGVTLGVMDSGALLSHPELSDGRISALKISGSYYKDGQKYPDTEHGNSPFLKKGSTDKNRADFGDFKKDEKFEADGNWIAGVNDSHGTHVAGTIAGSRDGKGMHGVAFGSKLIVGNTGGTDGMTYGPNQDYNFFLASYEGLAKGGARAINNSWGSNRKFYKAYEGATGFDGGNSLDIKDLDAAYKSYYPFVINGKNFLDAAYEVAKKYGIIQVFTAGNRNGMKESYTRAMLPYFRPDAEKYWINVTGMTDGDAQHFNTAGHSKWWSIAAPGKSIKSSTVDPKNGEAGYDSWDGTSMAAPHVTGALGLVMQRYPYMSNSQARDVLLTTARQVRDEFKKPADTRRISGFTAPLGVPDERWGWGALDMSKAMFGPGQLLGVFDVSLDTDDLYSNNISDIAIKYRKTEDEAEAKIWANRKAELEKMSNLTAEQRAELDIGNAREKAREQRASEGYEGTLIKRGLGTLKLAGTNSYTGKTIIKSGKITALNQSLKSSEVVVENGGALEIVKEMSVGEIDRNKFSQKLSFKDVTRKSTNDAVKATIKTGGSYIISNNAANLNLNFEKNSIIDISKPDVDIMKRLYDDSSKAKTYAVTGNFSGYNDTILRKYAFFDLTRNYSDNKLELTLKKSKNTITSIAASDNQKRVAQLIESTASRPALLASPFRSRPAVITSDLYRHFIYATPKEASDTLKTFANNANLAQHNAFLLENILLKNAIINHEFDPFSAKAIDASGMKFWSNTMANAMKFDDVKANSFTQLFGFDGSVNDVFTLGGVLGASSEKVKEDGDDAYKTKGTSIGIYGKSQIASTKLDLGLIYTNAKRKTQNGATIVSFYSDEHVKSKEKALTAYANLALTAFNSANFSLNPYVGASYLRMKTDSTSQNVGIFRMDVDEKTRNLGVFSIGLNPSVPFSLGSTKMKFEADLAYNRLVGDTRANIGVNIANAGYLELEGKEVRDLGTASLGVKANVYKNINLGLSYTGAFAKDMKSNSVNAKFEILF
- a CDS encoding SDR family NAD(P)-dependent oxidoreductase; translated protein: MKKTAFVTGATSGFGEAIARRLSKEGYKIVALARREDRLKKLASELGDTHIIVADIRDKEAVFKAVESLPDKFKDIEVLVNNAGMALGLEKTIDAKVEDFETMIDTNVKGLIYSTKAVLPLLYKQEKGYIFNIGSTAGSWPYPGSNVYGATKAFVKQFSLNLRNDLVGTNIRVTNIEPGLCKTEFSEVRFRGDKAKADSLYENTNFITSEDIATILVNCLNMPGSVNINRVEVMANTQTWAGLAIEKF